One stretch of Thermococcus sp. 21S9 DNA includes these proteins:
- a CDS encoding NADH-quinone oxidoreductase subunit F, whose product MMALSAVFRRNGNYLTVWLDYDTGEALIREEERLPDRKIAPALIGETTPYIRIPPGSNAVPLTFGPAAGGLGQAGAFEILTYGERIVSIRPVYGYKKRGIEERLINRPLEETIAVLERAVGNFALAYTYAFLRAVEANPDEDVWEVRKGLLEIERLYNHFNVIHKLAGDASQKVATMHFHWLEEETLRILNRLTGHRYGFGANVPGGVRILDGRAVERLGKLKEEFRELREELLESKIFIDRLHNTCRLSKEDVIELDAVGIASRGSGVPRDVRAFDRFYSYKPVTCEDGDALARLMVRMEEIERSFEIIEGIDFRALKSDPEVKEGLNLGLAEAPHGDVLTLVELRDGRVSWIGLRGASRINYVAFCRGITGNIFTDFPFGLHSFGLNFADADLWQGGEE is encoded by the coding sequence ATGATGGCTCTCTCGGCCGTTTTCAGGAGGAACGGAAACTACCTAACGGTCTGGCTCGACTACGACACGGGCGAGGCCCTCATTAGGGAAGAGGAGAGACTGCCGGACAGGAAGATTGCGCCCGCCCTGATTGGTGAGACCACGCCTTACATCAGAATCCCGCCGGGAAGCAACGCGGTCCCTTTGACCTTCGGTCCGGCCGCCGGTGGCTTGGGGCAGGCCGGGGCCTTCGAGATACTCACCTACGGCGAGAGGATAGTCTCGATAAGGCCCGTCTACGGCTACAAGAAACGCGGAATCGAGGAAAGGCTGATAAACCGCCCGCTGGAGGAGACCATTGCAGTTCTTGAGAGGGCCGTAGGGAACTTCGCCTTAGCTTACACCTACGCCTTCCTGAGGGCGGTTGAGGCCAACCCCGACGAGGACGTCTGGGAGGTCAGGAAGGGCCTCCTTGAGATTGAGAGGCTCTACAACCACTTCAACGTCATCCACAAGCTCGCTGGAGATGCATCTCAGAAGGTCGCGACGATGCACTTCCACTGGCTCGAGGAGGAAACGCTCAGGATTCTTAACAGGCTGACCGGCCATCGCTACGGCTTCGGCGCGAACGTTCCTGGAGGGGTTAGAATCCTCGACGGAAGGGCCGTTGAGAGGCTTGGGAAGCTCAAGGAGGAGTTCCGCGAGCTGAGGGAGGAGTTGCTTGAGAGCAAGATATTCATCGACCGTCTCCACAACACCTGCCGGCTGAGCAAAGAGGACGTAATCGAGCTCGACGCCGTTGGAATAGCATCGAGGGGTTCCGGGGTCCCGAGGGACGTTCGGGCCTTTGACAGGTTCTACTCCTACAAACCGGTGACGTGCGAGGACGGGGACGCCCTCGCGAGGCTCATGGTTCGCATGGAGGAGATAGAGCGCTCCTTTGAGATTATCGAGGGAATCGACTTCAGGGCTTTAAAGTCAGACCCAGAGGTTAAAGAGGGTCTCAACCTCGGGCTGGCAGAGGCGCCTCATGGTGACGTTCTTACGCTCGTGGAGCTGAGGGACGGCAGGGTTTCATGGATTGGCCTCAGGGGAGCGTCGAGGATAAACTACGTGGCCTTCTGCAGGGGCATAACCGGGAACATCTTCACGGACTTCCCCTTCGGACTTCACAGCTTCGGCCTGAACTTCGCGGATGCAGACCTCTGGCAGGGAGGTGAGGAGTGA
- a CDS encoding valine--tRNA ligase, with protein MLPKNYDPNEIEPKWQKFWLDEKIYKYELDEKRPSYAIDTPPPFTSGTLHLGHVLSHTWIDIIARYKRMTGYNVLFPQGFDNHGLPTELKVEKEFGISKDQPEKFLQKCVEWTWQAIEAMRNQFIRIGYSADWDLEYHTMDDWYKAAVQKSLIEFYKKGLLYQAEHPVYWCPRCRTSLAKAEVGYVEEEGYLYYIKLPLADGSGHVPIATTRPELMPACVAVFVHPEDERYKDVVGKKVKLPIFEREVPVLADEDVDPSFGTGAVYNCTYGDEQDVVWQKRYNLPVIIAINEDGTMNENAGPYAGLKTEEARKKIAEDLEKMGLLYKKERIRHRVLRHTERSSCMAPIELLPKKQWFIKVKDFTDEIVKVAKEINWYPEDMFLRLKDWAESMDWDWVISRQRVFGTPIPFWVCDNGEIILPDEDELPVDPRFDKPPRKCSDGSEPKPVTDVLDCWVDSSITPLIISRWHDAIKGDEEAKRWFEHNFPTALRPQGTDIIRTWAFYTIFRTYMLTGKKPWRDVLINGMVAGPDGRKMSKSYGNVVAPDEVIPKYGADALRLWTALAPPGEDHPFKWETVDYNFRFLQKVWNIYRFAERHLEDFDPAKAPEELEPLDRWILSRLHRLIKFATEEMERYRFNLLTRELITFVWHEVADDYIEMIKYRLYGDDEESKLKAKTALYELLYNLMLLMAPFVPHITEELYQNLFRERVGAKSVHLLEWPKFREDRIDEEAEKLGELAREIVGAIRRYKNSHGLALNAKLKHVAIYATDSYEKLKAIERDIAGTMNIERLEVIKGEPELEERITEIKPNFRTVGPRYGKLVPKIIAYLKEHADEVAKALKENGKVEFEVDGEKVELGKDDVVIRKAVFSEGEEVETAVVGDAVIVFF; from the coding sequence ATGCTCCCGAAGAACTACGACCCGAACGAGATTGAGCCCAAGTGGCAGAAGTTCTGGCTCGATGAGAAAATCTACAAGTACGAGCTCGACGAGAAGAGGCCGAGCTACGCGATTGACACCCCGCCCCCGTTCACGAGCGGAACGCTCCACCTCGGTCACGTGCTCAGCCACACCTGGATTGACATCATCGCGCGCTATAAGAGAATGACCGGCTACAACGTGCTCTTCCCTCAGGGCTTTGACAACCACGGACTCCCTACCGAGCTTAAGGTCGAGAAGGAGTTCGGAATCAGCAAGGACCAGCCGGAGAAGTTCCTCCAGAAGTGCGTTGAGTGGACCTGGCAGGCCATCGAGGCCATGCGCAACCAGTTCATCAGGATAGGCTATTCAGCTGACTGGGATTTAGAATACCACACGATGGACGACTGGTATAAAGCGGCAGTCCAGAAGTCCCTCATCGAGTTCTACAAGAAGGGTCTGCTTTACCAGGCCGAACACCCTGTTTATTGGTGCCCGCGCTGTAGGACGAGCCTTGCCAAGGCCGAGGTCGGCTACGTCGAGGAAGAAGGCTACCTCTACTACATCAAGCTCCCGCTCGCTGACGGTTCAGGTCACGTTCCGATAGCCACCACGAGGCCCGAGCTCATGCCGGCATGTGTTGCCGTCTTCGTCCACCCCGAGGACGAGCGCTACAAAGATGTGGTCGGCAAGAAGGTTAAACTCCCGATATTCGAGAGGGAAGTACCGGTTCTGGCTGACGAGGACGTTGACCCGAGCTTTGGAACCGGAGCGGTCTACAACTGTACCTACGGTGACGAGCAGGACGTCGTCTGGCAGAAGCGCTACAACCTGCCGGTCATCATAGCCATCAACGAGGACGGAACCATGAACGAGAACGCCGGGCCTTATGCAGGCCTTAAGACCGAGGAAGCGAGGAAGAAGATTGCCGAAGACCTCGAGAAGATGGGGCTCTTGTACAAAAAGGAGAGGATAAGGCACCGCGTTCTCAGGCACACCGAGAGAAGCTCCTGTATGGCCCCTATTGAGCTGTTGCCCAAGAAGCAGTGGTTCATAAAGGTCAAGGACTTCACGGACGAGATAGTGAAGGTTGCGAAGGAAATCAACTGGTATCCCGAGGACATGTTCCTCCGCCTTAAGGACTGGGCAGAGTCAATGGACTGGGACTGGGTCATAAGCAGGCAACGCGTTTTTGGAACGCCGATTCCCTTCTGGGTCTGCGATAACGGCGAGATAATACTGCCCGACGAGGATGAGCTCCCGGTTGACCCGCGCTTTGACAAGCCCCCGAGGAAGTGCTCCGACGGAAGCGAGCCGAAGCCGGTAACAGACGTCCTCGACTGCTGGGTCGACTCGAGCATAACCCCGCTGATAATAAGCAGGTGGCACGACGCGATTAAGGGCGACGAGGAGGCAAAGCGCTGGTTCGAGCACAACTTCCCGACCGCGCTCAGGCCCCAGGGAACCGACATCATAAGGACGTGGGCATTCTACACGATATTCAGGACCTACATGCTTACAGGAAAGAAGCCTTGGCGCGACGTCCTCATCAACGGAATGGTCGCCGGGCCCGACGGCAGGAAGATGAGCAAGAGCTACGGCAACGTTGTTGCCCCTGATGAGGTCATTCCGAAGTACGGCGCCGATGCTTTGAGACTCTGGACGGCCCTTGCCCCGCCCGGGGAGGACCACCCGTTCAAGTGGGAGACCGTTGACTACAACTTCCGCTTCCTGCAGAAGGTCTGGAACATCTACCGCTTCGCCGAGAGGCACTTAGAGGACTTTGACCCGGCCAAAGCGCCCGAGGAGCTCGAACCGCTCGACCGCTGGATTCTCAGCAGGCTTCACAGGCTCATCAAGTTCGCCACGGAGGAGATGGAGCGCTACCGCTTCAACCTTCTGACGAGGGAGCTGATAACCTTCGTCTGGCACGAGGTCGCTGACGACTACATCGAGATGATTAAGTACCGCCTCTACGGCGACGACGAGGAGAGCAAACTGAAGGCTAAGACGGCGCTCTACGAACTCCTCTACAACCTGATGCTCCTGATGGCGCCCTTCGTCCCGCACATCACCGAGGAGCTCTACCAGAACCTCTTCCGCGAGCGGGTTGGCGCTAAAAGCGTCCACCTCCTCGAATGGCCGAAGTTCAGGGAGGATAGAATTGACGAAGAGGCCGAGAAGCTCGGCGAGCTCGCCCGCGAGATAGTCGGCGCGATAAGGCGCTACAAGAACTCTCACGGCTTAGCTTTGAACGCTAAGCTCAAGCACGTGGCCATCTACGCAACAGACTCCTACGAGAAACTCAAGGCCATCGAGAGGGACATAGCCGGAACGATGAACATCGAGAGGCTCGAGGTCATCAAAGGCGAGCCTGAGCTCGAGGAGCGCATAACCGAGATAAAGCCCAACTTCAGAACCGTCGGTCCGCGCTACGGAAAGCTCGTGCCGAAGATTATCGCCTACCTCAAGGAGCACGCCGATGAGGTAGCGAAGGCGCTCAAGGAGAACGGAAAGGTCGAGTTTGAGGTTGATGGAGAAAAGGTCGAGCTGGGCAAGGACGACGTCGTCATCAGGAAGGCGGTGTTCAGCGAGGGCGAAGAGGTCGAGACGGCAGTAGTTGGGGACGCGGTTATAGTGTTCTTCTGA
- a CDS encoding proton-conducting transporter membrane subunit, with product MEAVVYLLAIPLIATLLPLLSERLGRAIVPGLAFITASIATDMLLRGYTVSSYYFYADWYSMVLATTIAWIYFFASLASLYYVERVERPFYPLRLYWSFLSLFALSMIFTAVVSNLGWMWIGLEATTVVSAILIITDGKKRNVEGAWRYMIIASAGLGIAFLSVVITYSFAGTLDVRHLVLSEKAGAVVGLLAIVGFGTKVGLFPMHGWLPDAHGSAPSPVSAMLSGTLLPTALLVYYRLFKASTGLGKEAVYIALTVGILTVLVASILMASQRFVKRLLAYSSMDMMGVATIGIALSYYRPSLLKLVFVLIAVHAFAKGALFISAGSAVSRYGHEIGEINGLLKDSPALGYSFGLSALAVTGAPPFGTFLAELSILGVALSINRWWALLIGTGLLLSFLALNWHSAKMLFGEGKGAEFQRGEELIPLTMTLVALGVSLYAVYLALTGGLVI from the coding sequence ATGGAGGCAGTGGTTTACCTGCTCGCGATACCGCTCATAGCGACGCTCCTTCCGCTCCTCTCGGAGAGGCTCGGAAGGGCAATCGTCCCCGGGCTGGCGTTCATAACGGCGTCAATAGCAACCGACATGCTTCTCAGGGGCTACACCGTCTCGAGCTACTACTTCTACGCCGACTGGTACTCAATGGTTCTGGCAACGACGATAGCCTGGATTTACTTCTTCGCCTCCCTGGCATCGCTCTACTACGTCGAGAGGGTTGAGAGGCCATTCTACCCGCTCAGGCTCTACTGGAGCTTCCTCTCGCTCTTCGCGCTCTCGATGATTTTCACCGCCGTCGTCTCGAACCTCGGCTGGATGTGGATTGGCCTCGAGGCGACGACCGTCGTCAGCGCGATACTCATAATCACAGACGGCAAGAAGCGGAACGTCGAGGGGGCATGGCGCTACATGATTATCGCCTCCGCGGGCCTTGGAATAGCCTTCCTCTCCGTTGTCATAACCTACAGCTTCGCGGGAACCCTCGACGTCAGGCACCTCGTTCTATCCGAGAAAGCCGGCGCCGTTGTTGGACTGCTTGCCATAGTCGGCTTCGGAACAAAGGTCGGTCTCTTCCCGATGCACGGCTGGCTTCCCGATGCTCACGGAAGCGCTCCGTCGCCGGTCAGCGCTATGCTCTCGGGAACGCTCCTCCCAACGGCTCTGCTCGTTTACTACCGCCTCTTCAAGGCATCAACGGGTCTCGGGAAGGAGGCCGTCTACATAGCCCTAACCGTCGGAATCCTGACGGTCCTGGTGGCATCAATCCTGATGGCCTCGCAGAGGTTCGTCAAGAGGCTACTGGCTTACTCGAGCATGGACATGATGGGCGTAGCTACCATAGGCATCGCGCTGAGTTACTACAGGCCGAGCCTGCTCAAGCTCGTATTCGTCCTCATCGCGGTTCACGCCTTCGCCAAGGGCGCCCTCTTCATCTCAGCCGGAAGCGCGGTGAGCAGGTACGGCCACGAGATTGGGGAAATCAACGGCCTGCTGAAGGACAGCCCGGCACTCGGCTACTCTTTCGGATTATCTGCTCTGGCGGTGACCGGTGCACCGCCTTTCGGAACCTTCCTTGCGGAGCTGTCGATACTCGGGGTTGCCCTCTCGATAAACCGCTGGTGGGCCCTCCTCATCGGAACGGGACTGCTCCTCTCGTTCCTGGCCCTCAACTGGCACTCGGCCAAGATGCTCTTCGGAGAGGGAAAGGGAGCGGAGTTCCAGCGCGGTGAGGAGCTGATACCCCTGACGATGACACTCGTAGCTCTTGGGGTAAGCCTCTACGCAGTTTACCTTGCACTCACCGGGGGTCTGGTAATATGA
- a CDS encoding NADH-quinone oxidoreductase subunit B family protein — protein sequence MWIIRGLRKGVLTSEYPKRVSEEELLFSFPLEAPAECPFGAVEDGRFDYRKCINCRLCNVPFGQKTGLSEVKNPLPFRKSLHVFFLDVGTCHACNREVALLHSPNYDVHRLKIFFTPTPKHADVLLVAGCPTDGMIPVLKEAYELMPEPKRVLVLGSCANGALCDRKVEDFVPVDGYVPGCPPSPVQIIEGLLKVAGRDVE from the coding sequence ATGTGGATTATCAGGGGACTCAGGAAGGGCGTTCTGACGAGCGAGTATCCAAAGAGGGTAAGCGAGGAAGAGCTTCTCTTCAGCTTCCCTCTCGAGGCCCCGGCGGAGTGCCCGTTCGGGGCCGTTGAAGATGGGAGATTCGACTACAGGAAGTGCATCAACTGCCGTCTCTGCAACGTCCCCTTCGGCCAGAAAACAGGGCTGAGTGAGGTTAAAAATCCTCTCCCCTTCAGGAAGTCACTCCACGTCTTCTTCCTTGACGTCGGAACCTGCCACGCCTGCAACAGGGAGGTTGCACTCCTCCACAGCCCGAACTACGACGTCCACAGGCTCAAGATATTCTTCACGCCGACGCCGAAGCACGCGGACGTTCTCCTCGTCGCCGGCTGTCCGACCGATGGAATGATTCCGGTCCTGAAGGAGGCCTACGAGCTGATGCCCGAACCCAAGCGGGTCTTAGTTTTGGGCTCCTGCGCCAACGGCGCGCTGTGCGATAGGAAGGTGGAGGACTTCGTTCCGGTTGACGGCTACGTTCCGGGCTGTCCGCCAAGTCCCGTTCAGATTATAGAGGGCCTCCTCAAGGTCGCCGGGAGGGATGTCGAATGA
- a CDS encoding ferritin family protein yields MSKTLELFMEKASIREEVRRAVKELSEKPLKEIIAYVLKGEVDSTGLYRFLYENLPDGYPREKFREFLEMEKSHDLEVSRLFRTLFPGEEVPEVNLKSWVRVFSEKDYRLRTVGDYLRVLEIGMDAEQLSEMAYRLLAELLEDPEHKKLMESLAQDEREHYEFLKQEYDFYSKVERQKALKELVEEIKRDKKR; encoded by the coding sequence ATGAGCAAAACGCTTGAGCTGTTCATGGAAAAGGCCAGCATCAGAGAGGAGGTCCGGCGGGCGGTTAAAGAGCTATCAGAGAAGCCACTAAAGGAGATAATTGCCTACGTCCTCAAGGGCGAGGTGGATTCAACCGGCCTCTACAGGTTCCTCTACGAGAACCTCCCCGACGGCTATCCTCGCGAGAAGTTCAGGGAGTTCCTTGAGATGGAGAAGAGCCACGACCTTGAGGTTTCGAGGCTTTTCAGGACGCTATTTCCGGGGGAAGAAGTGCCGGAGGTTAACCTCAAGAGCTGGGTGAGGGTGTTCTCTGAGAAGGACTACCGCCTCAGGACCGTTGGGGACTACCTAAGGGTTCTTGAAATCGGCATGGACGCGGAGCAACTCTCGGAGATGGCCTACAGACTGCTCGCCGAGCTCCTTGAGGACCCGGAGCACAAAAAGCTCATGGAGAGCCTCGCCCAGGACGAGAGGGAGCACTACGAGTTCCTAAAACAGGAATACGACTTCTATTCAAAGGTGGAACGTCAGAAAGCCCTGAAGGAACTTGTTGAGGAGATTAAACGGGACAAAAAGCGATAA
- a CDS encoding hydrogenase has protein sequence MINEILNLLGSVVLLTAFFMLTESYMHSLIDAVAFQSVLIGLIIGIVGWEKRIPELIILGGITIAFRALLIPWLLQRDVRKERIWRGREIKTTHHAIVLGLIVAVLAYFLYIPVYKATNDWSGVIAFVLLFLSMLIIASRRNALAQIVGYLSEENALLYLAVMLSPMPMVLEFGILLDMIAFVLLAVVLGAEKRYGPLEVEELVG, from the coding sequence GTGATTAACGAAATCCTCAACCTGCTCGGCTCGGTGGTCCTCCTCACGGCCTTCTTCATGCTCACCGAGTCCTACATGCACTCGCTGATTGACGCGGTTGCGTTCCAGTCCGTCCTAATCGGCCTGATTATCGGAATAGTCGGCTGGGAAAAGCGGATTCCCGAACTCATAATCCTCGGCGGAATCACGATAGCGTTCAGGGCGCTCCTGATACCCTGGCTCCTCCAGAGGGACGTCAGGAAGGAGAGAATCTGGCGCGGAAGGGAGATTAAGACGACGCACCACGCGATAGTTCTCGGCCTCATCGTGGCGGTCCTGGCTTACTTCCTCTACATCCCGGTCTACAAAGCCACAAACGACTGGAGCGGGGTCATAGCCTTCGTCCTGCTCTTCCTCAGCATGCTCATCATAGCCTCGAGGAGGAACGCCCTGGCCCAGATAGTCGGCTACCTCAGCGAGGAGAACGCGCTCCTCTACCTTGCGGTGATGCTATCGCCGATGCCCATGGTCCTTGAGTTCGGAATACTGCTCGACATGATAGCCTTCGTCCTGCTCGCGGTCGTCTTGGGTGCCGAGAAGCGCTACGGGCCATTGGAAGTCGAGGAGCTGGTGGGGTGA
- a CDS encoding proton-conducting transporter membrane subunit → MIDPFYAITIGFIVASLLAVISKKASYALSALLSAGLLVLALVRPEGIDDVSRYFLVISGIVWLGASLFSLSYDDHYPRLLAGSFTMSIAGMLVILLAKGAVGFLVGWEVMTIASYFGMTVRENSRRGAYKFLAFGELSALLILAGFGLLSVETGSTAFSAWKGSGFWSLAFFLAGLGFAVKMDAVPFHTWIVDAYPRVPGNVGALLSAVVTLMGVYGFARLLLIAVPANWVGAFFLLLGGLTAILGAAYSAGTEHVKRLPGYSTVENDGVLLALFGGTVLALNAGNKTLASFAFLALLFYAFAHSVAKGLLFLIASRLENGTGRFPEVRPRRLTTVGVVAGYVSALSLAGVAPFPGFLGEWMGIETLLQSFKIPDVKLKVLMVLVGSLVALTAGVAGVAMSKMITHGVQRAGGRRELSAEDIAYTFMGAVLVMVGILPLAVFRLADGALSSLTGMGATAFVTGALGVKDGFLIVAKDFGGISPTYLAGLVTVFGVTVYVLVRITVLRRVRRVRAWSGGLRNPEYPPIAHSAILLITEGWLYGTREESGRLYWKERLNIAYQKLAEAYLSASEWFRHELMRGSDSVYVAYILLALIVGLIYLLHSL, encoded by the coding sequence ATGATTGACCCGTTCTACGCGATAACAATAGGCTTCATCGTTGCCTCCCTGCTCGCGGTGATTTCGAAAAAGGCCAGCTACGCGCTCTCGGCCCTTCTCTCGGCCGGCCTGCTGGTCCTCGCCCTCGTCCGGCCGGAGGGAATAGACGACGTTTCCCGCTACTTCCTCGTGATTTCGGGGATAGTATGGCTCGGGGCTTCGCTGTTCAGCCTGAGCTACGACGACCACTATCCGAGGCTGTTAGCCGGTTCGTTCACGATGAGCATTGCCGGAATGCTCGTGATACTCCTTGCAAAGGGGGCCGTCGGCTTCCTCGTCGGCTGGGAGGTCATGACTATAGCGAGCTACTTCGGAATGACCGTGAGGGAGAACTCACGGAGGGGTGCCTACAAGTTCCTCGCCTTCGGCGAGCTGAGCGCGCTCTTAATCCTGGCCGGTTTCGGCCTGCTCTCCGTTGAGACGGGCTCCACGGCATTTTCGGCCTGGAAAGGTTCCGGGTTCTGGAGCCTGGCGTTCTTCCTGGCAGGTCTCGGCTTCGCCGTAAAGATGGACGCGGTTCCATTCCATACCTGGATTGTGGACGCCTATCCGAGGGTTCCCGGAAACGTGGGTGCCCTCCTCAGCGCAGTTGTGACCCTTATGGGTGTCTACGGGTTTGCGAGGTTGTTACTCATCGCGGTTCCTGCCAACTGGGTTGGAGCGTTCTTCCTCCTGCTCGGCGGTCTAACCGCCATACTCGGCGCGGCTTATTCAGCTGGAACTGAGCACGTCAAGAGACTGCCCGGTTACAGCACCGTTGAGAACGACGGCGTTTTACTCGCGCTCTTCGGCGGAACGGTTCTCGCCCTCAACGCCGGCAACAAGACACTCGCTTCCTTTGCGTTCCTGGCGTTGCTCTTCTACGCCTTCGCCCACAGCGTTGCGAAGGGTCTCCTCTTTCTCATCGCAAGCAGGCTTGAGAACGGAACCGGGCGCTTTCCCGAGGTTCGGCCAAGGAGGCTCACCACCGTCGGCGTCGTCGCGGGCTACGTCTCCGCCCTCAGCCTGGCCGGTGTCGCTCCGTTTCCGGGCTTCCTCGGTGAGTGGATGGGCATAGAAACGCTCCTTCAGAGCTTCAAAATCCCGGATGTAAAGCTCAAGGTTTTGATGGTTCTGGTTGGCTCACTGGTTGCCCTAACCGCGGGTGTCGCCGGCGTTGCGATGAGCAAGATGATAACCCACGGAGTTCAGCGCGCGGGAGGAAGGAGGGAGCTCTCCGCTGAGGACATCGCCTACACCTTCATGGGTGCGGTGCTGGTGATGGTGGGGATTCTCCCCCTGGCAGTCTTCAGGCTGGCCGATGGTGCTTTGAGCTCGCTCACAGGAATGGGCGCCACCGCCTTCGTCACCGGTGCGCTCGGGGTCAAGGATGGCTTCCTAATCGTCGCCAAGGACTTCGGCGGAATCTCGCCAACGTACCTCGCAGGGCTTGTAACAGTCTTCGGGGTCACTGTCTACGTTCTGGTTCGCATCACAGTCCTCCGGAGGGTCCGGCGCGTTAGGGCCTGGAGCGGTGGACTGAGGAACCCGGAGTACCCACCGATAGCCCACTCGGCGATACTCCTCATAACAGAGGGCTGGCTCTACGGAACGAGGGAAGAGAGCGGAAGGCTTTACTGGAAGGAAAGGCTCAACATCGCATACCAGAAACTTGCGGAGGCATATCTCAGCGCATCCGAGTGGTTCAGACACGAGCTCATGAGGGGTTCCGACAGCGTTTACGTTGCCTACATTCTTCTCGCACTGATTGTGGGCCTGATATACCTGCTCCACTCCCTTTGA
- a CDS encoding respiratory chain complex I subunit 1 family protein, producing the protein MNPEGRIVIGLVQVIVVLLLSPLMVGILKKIEARIESRKGISIFQPYYDLAKFFRKETLIPEGVGPFFVIAPFIAFGAMLTLPWMLPIVGNFPSWFAPTVDFFGGTFIFGLAAMASILATERTGSYYTGIGATRSVNFGAFAEPVLIMVFFGVAILTGTNNPFLMNHRITAEGWYLSPTHILITAAFFMLLLFDTGKLPIESHGSNELGMLDQAKGLEYTGPLYALNTWAGYMKSFILMAVFLNVFAVPWGLATSASLVEIAKGIATLFVKMLGLILAFVVVEETLAKIRLFRIIDYLSASFLLAIMGVISFLLGGGAP; encoded by the coding sequence TTGAACCCGGAAGGTAGGATAGTCATCGGTTTAGTCCAGGTTATAGTTGTGCTCCTGCTCTCACCCCTCATGGTCGGAATCCTCAAGAAGATAGAGGCGCGCATCGAGTCGAGGAAGGGAATAAGCATCTTCCAGCCCTACTACGACCTCGCGAAGTTCTTCAGGAAGGAGACGCTGATTCCAGAGGGAGTCGGCCCGTTCTTCGTTATCGCGCCGTTCATAGCCTTCGGTGCAATGCTGACGTTGCCCTGGATGCTCCCGATAGTCGGCAACTTCCCGAGCTGGTTCGCCCCGACGGTGGACTTCTTCGGCGGGACCTTCATATTCGGTTTAGCGGCGATGGCCTCGATTTTAGCCACCGAGAGGACCGGAAGCTACTACACCGGAATTGGGGCGACCCGTTCGGTTAACTTCGGGGCCTTCGCGGAGCCGGTTCTCATAATGGTCTTCTTTGGAGTGGCCATACTAACGGGAACCAACAACCCCTTCCTGATGAACCACAGGATAACTGCTGAGGGCTGGTACCTCAGTCCGACGCACATTCTCATCACGGCCGCGTTCTTCATGCTCCTGCTCTTCGATACGGGAAAGCTCCCAATCGAGTCCCACGGGAGCAACGAGCTCGGAATGCTCGACCAGGCGAAGGGCCTTGAGTACACCGGCCCGCTCTACGCCCTCAACACCTGGGCGGGCTACATGAAGTCCTTCATCCTGATGGCGGTTTTCCTCAACGTCTTCGCAGTCCCCTGGGGCCTCGCGACGAGCGCAAGTTTGGTTGAGATTGCCAAGGGAATCGCGACGCTCTTCGTCAAGATGCTCGGCCTCATCTTGGCCTTCGTCGTCGTTGAGGAGACCCTGGCGAAGATAAGGCTCTTCCGCATCATCGACTACCTGTCAGCCAGCTTCCTCCTGGCGATAATGGGCGTTATCAGCTTCCTCCTCGGGGGTGGTGCGCCGTGA